The Solibacillus daqui genome has a segment encoding these proteins:
- a CDS encoding YesL family protein, with the protein MTFWEGFHTLGVKLLKIVYLNFLWLFFSMLGFFIFGLFPATIALFTVIRQLLREVEKPISQTFWQTYKKEWLRGNGYAAISYVVIAILAIDFYAIYSFEFLTILLIPTMIIAFLVFGTLCFFFPVYVHFELSFFTTIKQAFLFTLTSPFTVLLNACIVLLMYGVFNLLPGAIPLFAGSVLSYCMMQFSMRAFKKIEQKKLKEAVST; encoded by the coding sequence ATGACATTTTGGGAAGGTTTTCATACCTTAGGTGTAAAGCTATTAAAAATTGTGTACCTAAATTTTTTATGGCTGTTCTTTTCGATGCTTGGATTTTTTATATTTGGGCTTTTTCCAGCAACGATTGCCCTATTTACCGTTATCCGTCAATTATTACGTGAAGTTGAAAAACCGATTTCACAAACATTCTGGCAAACTTATAAAAAAGAATGGCTACGTGGAAATGGTTATGCTGCAATCAGTTATGTAGTCATCGCTATTTTAGCAATTGATTTTTACGCGATTTATTCATTTGAGTTTTTAACGATTTTGCTCATTCCAACAATGATCATTGCTTTTCTCGTTTTCGGGACACTGTGCTTCTTTTTCCCAGTGTATGTTCATTTTGAGCTATCATTCTTCACAACAATTAAACAAGCATTTTTATTTACATTAACTTCACCTTTCACGGTATTATTAAATGCTTGTATAGTGTTGTTGATGTATGGCGTCTTTAATCTACTTCCGGGGGCCATTCCATTATTTGCAGGCAGCGTGCTTAGCTACTGCATGATGCAATTTTCAATGCGTGCCTTCAAAAAAATTGAACAAAAGAAATTAAAAGAGGCGGTTTCTACATGA
- a CDS encoding alpha/beta hydrolase, with amino-acid sequence MNGLHPELVTIYENKLNNTVTFEQFIANRSFTHFSEQPIDTNGCVIEEIMLDKLRVIYIKPKQAHKNAPCFIWFHGGGMVFGNPDDSISYLLDFVHKFQAVVLIPQYRLAPEHPYPAALEDGYNMLLWANKQAQSLKINREKIIVCGGSAGGNLALAVTLKARDEQGPSIAGVLPLYPMLDWQTRPFHKQFTSPGLWNVEKNEKSWMAYLKNCQKVPPYASPFYAALHELPPIYTFIGTHDLFFEEVCEFVEKLNNSKTTIIFDIYEGCFHGFDLENVPIAKTAKKRLLDVTEEILNKVVTK; translated from the coding sequence ATGAACGGTTTACATCCAGAACTGGTGACAATTTACGAAAATAAATTAAACAATACCGTTACTTTTGAGCAATTTATTGCCAATCGTTCGTTCACTCATTTTTCGGAGCAGCCGATTGATACGAATGGTTGCGTCATCGAGGAAATCATGCTTGATAAACTTCGTGTCATTTACATAAAGCCAAAACAGGCACATAAAAATGCACCATGCTTCATTTGGTTTCATGGGGGCGGAATGGTATTCGGAAATCCAGATGATAGCATTTCGTATTTGCTTGATTTTGTTCATAAGTTCCAAGCAGTTGTCCTTATACCGCAATACCGATTAGCCCCGGAACATCCTTATCCTGCAGCATTAGAAGATGGCTATAACATGCTTCTATGGGCAAATAAACAAGCGCAAAGCTTAAAAATAAACCGCGAGAAAATTATTGTTTGTGGTGGGAGTGCAGGTGGAAATTTAGCATTAGCTGTGACATTAAAAGCACGCGATGAACAAGGACCATCTATTGCTGGGGTATTGCCGTTGTATCCAATGCTTGATTGGCAAACTCGCCCATTCCATAAGCAATTTACTTCTCCTGGTCTTTGGAATGTAGAGAAAAATGAAAAAAGTTGGATGGCCTATTTGAAAAACTGCCAAAAAGTGCCGCCATATGCATCACCATTTTATGCCGCATTGCATGAGTTACCGCCAATTTATACGTTCATTGGCACACATGACCTATTTTTTGAAGAGGTTTGTGAATTTGTTGAGAAGCTAAATAATTCGAAAACGACTATTATATTTGATATTTATGAAGGCTGCTTCCACGGCTTTGATTTAGAAAATGTTCCAATTGCGAAAACAGCCAAAAAAAGGTTGTTGGACGTGACGGAGGAGATATTAAATAAGGTTGTGACTAAATAA
- a CDS encoding GNAT family N-acetyltransferase, giving the protein MNFIKGEAIRNNVQLKQSFLQLAKETFDLEFEHWDALGYWDNTYCPYAFEVDGRIVANVSANIGTMLVEGKTYQAIQIGTVMTNSAFQGQGLSRKLMEKVIEDTADAAIIYLFANETVLNFYPKFGFETRRQATFMIETKDLNLQPTEVKKVDISDEAARKLFYETTKHRMPISSKMSMLQNENIVMFHALTQYKDAIYYVPKFNAFVIAKEQNGYFQLIDVISKQYVDLLEIIESLPIQEKMVELCFTPENLKVPVQQGIFQDEGAMFVKEQSNLHYPNDVLYPYSGLA; this is encoded by the coding sequence ATGAATTTCATTAAAGGTGAGGCAATTCGTAATAATGTTCAACTGAAACAAAGCTTTCTTCAATTAGCGAAAGAGACATTTGACCTTGAATTTGAACATTGGGACGCTTTAGGCTATTGGGATAACACGTATTGTCCGTATGCTTTTGAAGTGGATGGGAGAATTGTAGCCAATGTATCTGCAAATATTGGGACGATGCTAGTAGAAGGAAAAACATATCAAGCCATTCAAATTGGAACAGTTATGACGAATTCAGCGTTTCAGGGACAAGGCTTATCTCGAAAGCTGATGGAGAAAGTGATAGAAGATACAGCAGATGCTGCAATTATTTACTTATTTGCGAACGAAACCGTGCTTAATTTTTATCCGAAATTCGGCTTTGAAACACGTAGACAAGCAACATTTATGATCGAAACGAAGGATTTAAATCTGCAGCCGACGGAAGTAAAAAAAGTAGATATTTCGGATGAAGCTGCTCGTAAATTATTTTACGAAACGACGAAACACCGTATGCCAATTAGCTCGAAAATGAGCATGTTACAAAATGAAAATATTGTCATGTTCCATGCATTAACACAATATAAGGATGCCATTTATTACGTACCGAAATTCAATGCTTTTGTGATTGCAAAGGAGCAGAACGGGTATTTCCAACTCATTGATGTTATTTCAAAACAATATGTTGATTTACTAGAGATTATTGAAAGTTTACCGATTCAGGAAAAAATGGTCGAATTATGTTTTACTCCTGAAAATTTAAAAGTACCCGTACAGCAAGGAATTTTCCAGGATGAGGGCGCGATGTTTGTGAAGGAACAAAGTAATCTCCACTATCCAAATGATGTGTTATATCCATATAGCGGATTAGCATGA
- the nagA gene encoding N-acetylglucosamine-6-phosphate deacetylase, which produces MEKIWGIGPLQIVTEQQILENQYVVIEGKKICQICDAKQLPADCEIVHAEPNFKLMPGMIDQHIHGIAGADAMDGTGESLQTISTSLAKYGVTSFLATTMTADVELVKSVVQTIAQNKEQVNGAKIIGIHLEGPFINPIQKGAQSDQFIIKPSVELFTQIEQAAQQTIKLVTIAAELDEDHSLCNYFKSKQIVGSIGHSDATFEQTQTVLNKQLIQNATHFSNGMRAIHHREPGLQIALLQSDSMIEIIADGYHIHPKMIRFLFDTVGEERMILISDSMRAADLSDGIYDLGGQQVQVENGLCKLVGKENIAGSTLNLNLARKNMKQWLKLSDVTLAKLTATNSAKLLGLANDKGSIAVGKDADLYVLNEQEEVVLTVCEGKIVYQNTKLKKRLLNEFH; this is translated from the coding sequence ATGGAAAAAATATGGGGGATAGGTCCGTTACAAATTGTGACAGAGCAACAAATATTAGAAAATCAATACGTTGTCATTGAAGGCAAAAAAATTTGTCAAATCTGTGATGCAAAGCAGCTACCAGCTGACTGTGAGATTGTGCATGCAGAGCCTAATTTTAAACTAATGCCCGGCATGATTGATCAGCATATTCATGGTATAGCGGGTGCCGATGCGATGGATGGAACGGGTGAAAGCTTACAAACCATTAGTACATCACTTGCTAAATATGGTGTAACGAGTTTTTTAGCTACAACAATGACTGCCGATGTTGAATTAGTAAAATCAGTCGTACAAACGATTGCACAAAATAAAGAACAGGTAAATGGCGCAAAAATAATTGGTATCCATTTAGAAGGACCGTTTATCAACCCGATTCAAAAAGGGGCACAGTCCGATCAATTTATTATAAAGCCTTCAGTTGAGCTATTTACCCAAATCGAGCAAGCAGCGCAACAAACGATTAAGCTTGTAACGATTGCAGCGGAATTAGACGAAGACCATTCACTATGTAATTATTTTAAATCAAAGCAGATTGTTGGATCAATTGGTCATTCAGATGCTACGTTCGAACAAACACAAACAGTATTAAATAAGCAGCTTATTCAAAATGCCACACATTTTAGCAATGGGATGCGTGCAATTCATCATCGCGAGCCTGGATTGCAAATTGCGCTGCTACAAAGTGATAGTATGATTGAAATCATTGCAGATGGGTATCATATCCACCCGAAAATGATCCGCTTTTTATTTGATACAGTGGGTGAAGAACGGATGATTTTAATTTCTGATAGTATGCGTGCGGCCGATTTGTCGGATGGTATTTATGATTTAGGTGGACAACAAGTGCAGGTGGAAAATGGACTATGTAAGTTAGTGGGGAAAGAAAATATAGCAGGCAGTACACTTAATTTAAATTTAGCTCGCAAAAATATGAAACAATGGCTTAAATTATCGGATGTTACATTAGCAAAATTAACTGCAACAAATAGTGCAAAACTTTTAGGGCTTGCTAATGATAAAGGCTCCATTGCTGTTGGAAAAGATGCCGATTTATATGTCTTAAACGAACAAGAGGAAGTTGTACTAACAGTTTGCGAAGGAAAAATAGTCTATCAAAATACAAAATTGAAAAAGAGGTTATTAAATGAATTTCATTAA